The following is a genomic window from Prevotella sp. E13-17.
GTCGGCGCGGATTACTTCGTTGAGACTGGTGGTGGACTGACTGGTACGGGTGGTAACATCCAGGCCCATACCGTAGGTAAGCCAGTCAGTGCCTTCCACGTTTACCAGCAGGTTTACGACCAAAATGGCAAGCCCATCCCCAACGCATTTGTTGACCGCAATGGTAATGGCTATCTGGATAGTGGCGACCGCTACTATTACTACAAGCCTGCAGCTGATGTGCTGATGGGTCTGTCTTCAAAAGTACAATACAAGAATTGGGACCTTGGTTTCTCTATGCGTGCAAGCTTGGGCAACTACGTGTTTAACAGCACAGCTTCAGGTTCCAGCAATGTCGGCGCTGGTTCAGTTTACACCAATGGTAACCTGAACAACCTGCGCACTGTAGCGGTAGAACGAGGCTTTACTAATGTTTCGCAGCAGCAGTATGCTTCAGACTACTTTGTAGAGAATGCTTCGTTCTTGAAGCTGGATAACATAACTTTAGGTTATAGCTTTAACAAGCTGTTTGGTACTTCGATAAACGGACGTGCATATGCAACTGTGCAAAATGTTATGACGATTACCAACTATACAGGAATTGATCCTGAGGTAGCCAGTGGCGTTGATGGCGACATTTACCCACGTCCTATCACGACGATTCTTGGTGTCAGCTTGAACTTCTAACACAGTATTAAGGTAAAACAGTAAAAAGAATAATAGTTATGAAACTGAAATATATAACAACTGTGGTCGCTATTGCCTGCGGAATGTTTTTCACGTCATGCGTGAAAGACTTGGAGGTTGAAAATATTAATCCCCAAGATCTGTCAGACTTCAACCAAGACTATATCTTCAACAAAATCTATAGTAATCTTGTTCTCACTGGACAGACAGGTCCTAATGGTAGTTCCGACTTGGACGACATCGATGAAGGTACTTCAAATATGACACGTCTTATTTGGTATCTTAATGTGCTCACTACAGACGAAGGACACTGCTGGTGGAACGACCCTGGTATTCCTGAGTTGAATCATAACTCATGGACAAACTCGAATGTGCTGACTAAGGCACTATATTACCGACTCATGTTTGGTGTGACACTATGTAATTTCTATCTGGACAGTGCCACGGGATCTGACGCAGTGACTCTTCAGAAGCGTGCCGAAGCTCGTTTCATGCGCGCATTCCATTATTTCTATCTGATGGACCTCTATGCCAATCCACCGTTCCTGACTAAATTGTCAAGCGAAAAAGCGCCTCAGATTCAGCGCGCAGACCTCTTCAAATATTTGGAAGGCGAACTGTTAGACATTATTGGAGAAGGCTCTGGCAATGAGGTATTAGCAGACGCGAAGGCTACCGACTATGGCCGTGCCGACAAGGCTGCAGGCTATCTGCTGCTGGCTCGCATGTATCTAAACGCAGAAGTATATACAGGTACTGCTCGTTGGAACGAAGCGAAGACCTATGCAGACAAAGCGATAAACACCAGCTATAAGCTTTGTACGACTCCGAAGAATGGTTTCAGCGCTTACCAATTACTCTTCATGGGCGATAACGACACCAACGGTGCTCAAGACGAAATCATTCTCCCTGCCCTTCATGATGGTGACAAAACCCAGACATGGGGTGGTTCACTCTACATGATAGCAAGCAACATGTCAGACAAGATGCGTGAAATGGATCTTTATGGTGCTACTGATGAAAATGGTGATGCCATCAAGGGTTACGGCACCAATCAGGCATGGGACCGTGGCGTACGCGCACGCAAACAGTTCTCTCAGGTATTCTTTGGCAGCAAATCATCCTCTGCCCCCAGTGGTCTTCCCAAGGACATCGTAACGAGTGCTGGAGACGACCGTGCTATTTTCTACACCACTGGTCAGACCATGAGTATCGAGACTGAATCATCTACAAGCAATGGTCTCGTCTATATGAAATACAACAACCTCCATGCTGATGGCACATCGGGACACGACCCCAGCGGTCGTTTTGTCGACACCGACTATCCCATGTTGCGTCTTGCTGAGGCATACCTCATTTCTGCTGAAGCCGATGCTCGTCTGAATGATGGAACATGTACATCGGCAGGCATAGAGCGTATCAAGGATTTGCGCAAGCGTGCCAATGTTAAGAGTTCCAACAAGTACGATGGAACAAGCCCGGAGGCTTTAACCAGTGTTACACTGGAGAACATCTTCCAGGAATGGTCACGCGAGTTTGGCTTTGAAGGAATGCGCCGTATGGTACTTGTTCGCTGGAACCGCTTTGCAGGTCAGAGCGACTATACTTGGGAATGGATGGGCGGAACAAAGGCCGGAACACAGTTCGACAAGCGCTTCAATATCTTCCCCATTCCTGACAGCGAATTGAATGCGAACCCCAACATTAAGCCTAATTACAATTAAGCAAACCTAATAATACTATACAGATATGAAAAAGTTAAGCATTATATTTTCATTGATGGTAAGTGTTTTCTTTATGGTAGCTTGTGATGCTGATCGCGATGACAATCCCGTCATAGACCTGTCAAAGACACAAGAGCCCATTACATTAAACACGCCGACGTTTGCCAATAGTACATACGACTTGGCAAACACAGACTCAGTGACGTTGACCTGTACGGCACCCAGCTACGGATTTCCAGCAACGGTGACATATGTTATACAGATATCAATAGATAGCGACATGTCTGATCCCAGTGAGCTGACAACAACCTATTATCAGAATAAGATGATTGTTCCTGGCAAAGAGATTGCCATGGCAACCACCAAGCAGATGATTAAAAAGAAAGGACTGAAACAGGAAGACTTCCCTGTTGAGACACCAGCTTACATACGTATCCGTGCTTACATTGCCGGAACTCCTGAAACAGAGACTACGTCAAACATCGTTAAACTGAACAAGGTCAAACTTAATTTCGCTCTGCCTGATGTTGTGATGCCTGACTCATTATTCGTCATTGGTACATTTAACGATAACGATTGGGAGAAAGCAGTCAAGACCATACAGGTCAACAACTCTACCCAGAACCATTGGCGTATGGTTTGGCTTGACAAGAGGGGTATTCGCCTCAGTCCAATTAAGGGAGAGCCAAACTTTGACGACAATATGATCACTCCAGTCTACAAATGTAATACACTTGGCTTCTATGTATCTAACGACGGACTTGTAACGACAGATACTCCAGGTTGGTACATTATGCTGGTTGAAGGCGTCGGCAATAATGAGAAACGTCAGTTAACCCTGACCTACAGATTCTACGAAGCTAATGTATGGCTCATCGGTCCTGCATTAGAAGATGTTCTTGGTGATGACATTAAGGACTTCTGGGTGGAAAAGACATTGAGAACCAACTATACAGACTATGTTAAGTTTACGGTTCCTACAACAATGAATGGTCAGTTCGTATCTCCCCCACTGCCAGGAGACGCCGAGGCTGACGATGGCGGTGTACGTGCATATGTAAGCATCAAGTGGGATTGGTGGCAAACAGAGTTCATGGCATATCCCAAAGACCGCACCAGCAGTTCATGTGTTATTAAGTACCGTGGTAATGGTGATGAGGTGAAACCGTTTGTCAGCGCAAGAAAAGGACAGCGTATCTATCTGAATTTCTGCGACGATACGGGTGAGATAAAAAATGAGTAGTAATATAATAACATAGAAATGATTATGAAAAAGATATTATCATTATTGATGCTCGTCATCGCAGGCTGGTCACTGACCGCCTGTGATGAAAGCCACAATGACTATCCGATGCCACCTGTTTACCCGCAGGAGCCCGTAATAACAGTTGACGGTTTCCAGGCCGCAGTTTCTGCCGCAGCCACAACCCCCATTGACTTAGGTGTCATGACGGAAGATGCTGTCAAGATGTTTACCCTTACCACAGGAACTCTACCCAGTGGAATAACTTTTGAGAATTTACGCATCGAAGCAAGACCTGTGGACAAACCTAAGTCACAGCCTCATGATGTTATGGCAACAGAAGACGGAAATGTCACTAAGGAGGAGCTTACTAATCTGGTGTATGCTTTCTATGGCAAAAAAGCTACAGAACGTACATTCACAGCTCAGGTACTGGCAAATGCAGTTCATGACAAAGAAGCGCAATTAATCTACCTGTCCGACCCCTTCACAATCAGGATTACACCTGAGAAGCTTGAAGATCCGTACTACTATCTGTTTGGTAAGGCAACAGGAAATGTGACGGCCGACAATGCTTACAAGTACGTCATGACTCCTATTGAAGGTAACGACATGGCATTCTCGTACACCACAAAGTATACCGCACGTACGGCTGGTGACATATTGGTATGGAATATCAGCTACTGGAAGAACGACTATCCTAAGAAGGACTTCTCTAAAGTCTATGCAACTGAAACCAAAAACGACAAGTCTATAAACGGAAATGTTGTTCAGGGCAACAAGGATAACTTCTTCATTGCTCCAACAGCTGAGTACTACACATTCACCATTGATCTGGAGGCACTTACCTTTAAGTGGGAAAAACTTGAGAACCAGAATCCTACCACTTATACCAGTATTGCCATGTTACTTGCCAGCGACAACAGCGAGATTGAACTCACTGCTGTTGATCCTACCAAGCATAATTGGTACTATCGTCATACATTCGCCAGCGACACTGACCTGAAGTTCCGTGCTAATCATAGCGATGACATGGTTTGGGGCTATGGCGAAAACGACAAGGAATGGAATGCCGGTATTGATTGGGCAAAGATTTGCACAAAGGACAAGAAGAACATTACTGTACCAGCAGGTACCTATGATGTTTACTTCTGTGACATCACTGGTGCAGCCCACTTTGTCCCCGTAGAATAGCAATCATCTGATTATCAATTAAAAGAAGTGAGGTGTGGTTAATGCAACCCACCCACTTCCTTACAACCTTAGAAACGCGAAAACGTTTGCATCTCGCTAATTACATTTTTTTTCAAGAACGTGAACACACATTCCAAAAAATATTTAATTTTGCCACAGAAAGGACATGACGCGTTAAAACAACAGAACATTAATTCTTACTATAATTATTAACTTTAAAACGAAACAATTATGAAGAAAATTTTTACGCTATTAGTAATGCTGGCAGCAGCCCTTGGCATGCAGGCACAAGACACATGGACCATTGCTGGTGATGCAGCTTTGATGGGTGATGGTTGGAATCCTGCTTCAGAGACTAACGTCATGACCACGACTGACAACATCCACTATACTTTGGTCAAGGAGAACGTGATGTTGAAGAAAAACACCTATTACTTCAAAGCTTGTGTCAATGGAGGTTGGCCTAATGCTATCGGTAAAGATGGAGTGAGCGGTGATGACGCTCAGAACGTACCCATTGAAATTGCAGAAAATGGTGCATACAAAATCACATTCTCACTTGATCTTACTGAGGGGAAAGTTGCGTTAAATGCAGTAGCCGAAAAAACCGGTGAATACGATGGGCCAACGGAAAGCACCGTAGTCCTCGCTGGTGCTACCGCAATTTTTGGTGAAAGCTGGAAAGCAGATGCTGAAGCTAATACAATGATTACAAAGGATGGTATTCACTATACTTTGCAAAAAACTGATGTCATTCTGGAAGCATATGTTAATTATGAATTCAAAATTGTAGTTGACGGACAATGGAATGGTAATGCTGGCGAAGGCAAATTTGCTTCAAAAGACGAAGAGGGAAAAGATTATCCCAACATTATGATTGCAGTTGAAGAGAATGGTAAATACACCATTAGCTTTAGCGTAGACCTTGAGAACAGAGAATTTACCGTGGAAGCCACAAAGACAGGTGATGTTATCATTGCTGAAAAGACTTGGACAATTGCAGGTAGCAGCGAACCTATCTTCGGTACAACTTGGGATCCTACAAATACAAAAAACGACATGGTTAAGTTGGAAGACGGCTCATTCGAACTGATTAAGCCTAACATCGAACTTGATGCAACAGAATTCCAATTCAAAGTATGTGCAAACCATAGTTGGGACGAGTCATATGGTGATGGTGGTGAAAACATGAGTTTCACAGTTGAGCTTGCTGGCACCTATGACGTCATCTTCACATTCATTCCTGACTCTAAGTTCCTCACAGTTGAATTGACGGAACCAGATCCAGCAGGAATTAGCACTGTAAAGACCATCAAAGCCAACAATGCTATCTACAACATGCAAGGTCAGCGCATCAATAAAGCATTCCGCGGTATCGCTATCCAGAATGGTCGTAAGATGCTGATGAAGTAATATACTAATAATCGTAAATCGATACAACTCGATTTACAACAATACATGAAGAGGCGGACATCCATGATGAGATGTCCGCCTCTTCTATATTACAGAACAACCGATTGCATATACACAATTAAGTTTTCACACTAAAAGAGATATAACCAATCATTAATATTCGTATATTTGCAAGACAATAACTATAAAGCGCGAAAACGATGAAAAAGCTACTACTTTCACTGCTAACGCTTCTTGTATCTTCACCAATGATGGCACAGGGTTGGCCATCAGAATACAAGGGAGTCATGTTGCAAGCCTTTTATTGGGACTCCTATAACAAGGCTTCAAAATGGACAAATCTACAAGCACAGGTTGACGAGTTATCACAGTATTTCCAACTGGTATGGATACCACAGAGCGGTAACTGCAATGGAAAATCCATGGGTTACGACCCATACTATTTGTTTCCAGGTACTGACCACTATACCAGCTCTTTTGGAAGCGAAAAGCAATTACGCTCAATGATTAGCACCTTTAAAGAAAAAAAAATAGAAACAATTGCTGATGTAGTCATCAACCACCGAAAAAGCGGAAGCGGATGGTTTGGGTTTCCCACAGAAACATATAACAACATCACCTACACGATGACCTCGACAGATGTCTGCAGCGACGATGACAACGGCAAGGCACAAACAGAAGCCACACGTCTGAAAGTGGCCCTCGGCGCTGCAGACACAGGCGAAGGTTGGGATGGCATGCGCGACCTTGATCACAAGAGCGAGAATGTTCAAAATATAGTCAAAGCCTATCTCCATGCGTTACTGGAGGATTTAGGCTATGCAGGCTTCCGCTATGACATGGTAAAGGGTTATAGTGGCACATTCACAGGCCTCTATAATAAAGACTCTAGCCCCAAATACTCGGTGGGAGAATACTGGGATGGAAATGCGTCAAATGTAAAATCATGGATTAACAGCACTAAGGTTGATAATGTCATTCAAAGTGCAGCTTTCGATTTTCCATTCAGATATACTGTCCGTGATGCATGCAATAATGGAAACTGGGCAAAACTAGCCAATAGTAGTCTTGCATCAGATGGCAACTACAGACGATATGGTGTCACCTTCATTGAGAACCACGACACGGAATTCCGTTCTGCAAATGCGCCACAAGATCCCATCAAAAAAGACACATTGGCAGGTAACGCACACATGCTGGCAATGCCAGGAACACCTTGTGTATTCTTAAAGCACTGGATTGACTGCAAGGAATTCATCAAGCCAATGATTGAGGCCAGAAGACTAGCAGGCATTAGCAACACCAGTAGTATCACACGACTAAAGAACAGCACCGCTTGTTATGCGTTCTCTACAGACGACCGTCTGATAGCCGTGCTTGGAAACGTATCAGACTATGCACCAACCGACAATGGATGGGTAAAGATTTTGGATGGCTACCATTACGCTTATTACATCCGCAATACAGTTGGAAATACAGCATGGATCAGTCATGCATCAGGCAAGTATCAAGGAGAGCAGAAGGTAATACTTGCTGCAATAACTACTCAGAATGCCCGCATAGTTTATACTACAGACGGTTCAACTCCTACGGCTTCGAGTCCTAGTGTAGCTAGCGGTGAGAAGATTACCATTCCTATTGGCACAACAACCTTGAAGGCTGCCATGCTTGTCAATGGAAACATCACAGGCGACATCATCACACGTGAGTATGAAGTGGAATATGTAGAGCCTTTCTCTATTCCGAGTTTCTGTACCGTAGCTGATGGTGAGGTGTGCGCCTTCTTCGAAGCTCCTATAACATGGACGAATACCATCAAGTGCTGGGCGTGGAACGCCAACAATAGCAACGCCAACTATACGGGGGGCACATGGCCAGGCGTTGAATGCACCAAGTTAGGAACGAACAACGGGAAGGATGTATGGAAGTGGACATTCAAAGCTACCGATTACAAGGGTAGCGGTAATGCCACCCAACCTACTCTTATCATTTTTAGTAGCAATGGTAACCCACAGACAGACAACCTGACATTCAAGAACGGAGGATACTACAATCAAGATGGCTTACGCGACATTGTCACAGGTATCGGTAACGTCGTTAATAAGCAACAAAACAGATTGCAACGATATTATACCATAGACGGTCGCTATGCGGGAAACGACAAATCCACACTGCCGCACGGTATCTTTATCACCAACGGGAAAAAGTTCGTACGATAAAAAACTGCAACCAGCCTGAATGATTTTGCATTCAGGCTGGTTGCTTTCATATTCCTCACTCGCGCAAACGTTTTCATTTTATCCTAGTCTCTTTTTGCACACACGACACATGTACTATCACAAAAAAAACTATTTTTGCTAAATAAAACTATAAGTACAACTAACGATTAAATTTTATCATGAAGAAATTCTACGCATTTATCGTTGCTTTACTATTTGCACAGTT
Proteins encoded in this region:
- a CDS encoding alpha-amylase family glycosyl hydrolase, coding for MKKLLLSLLTLLVSSPMMAQGWPSEYKGVMLQAFYWDSYNKASKWTNLQAQVDELSQYFQLVWIPQSGNCNGKSMGYDPYYLFPGTDHYTSSFGSEKQLRSMISTFKEKKIETIADVVINHRKSGSGWFGFPTETYNNITYTMTSTDVCSDDDNGKAQTEATRLKVALGAADTGEGWDGMRDLDHKSENVQNIVKAYLHALLEDLGYAGFRYDMVKGYSGTFTGLYNKDSSPKYSVGEYWDGNASNVKSWINSTKVDNVIQSAAFDFPFRYTVRDACNNGNWAKLANSSLASDGNYRRYGVTFIENHDTEFRSANAPQDPIKKDTLAGNAHMLAMPGTPCVFLKHWIDCKEFIKPMIEARRLAGISNTSSITRLKNSTACYAFSTDDRLIAVLGNVSDYAPTDNGWVKILDGYHYAYYIRNTVGNTAWISHASGKYQGEQKVILAAITTQNARIVYTTDGSTPTASSPSVASGEKITIPIGTTTLKAAMLVNGNITGDIITREYEVEYVEPFSIPSFCTVADGEVCAFFEAPITWTNTIKCWAWNANNSNANYTGGTWPGVECTKLGTNNGKDVWKWTFKATDYKGSGNATQPTLIIFSSNGNPQTDNLTFKNGGYYNQDGLRDIVTGIGNVVNKQQNRLQRYYTIDGRYAGNDKSTLPHGIFITNGKKFVR
- a CDS encoding RagB/SusD family nutrient uptake outer membrane protein, whose translation is MKLKYITTVVAIACGMFFTSCVKDLEVENINPQDLSDFNQDYIFNKIYSNLVLTGQTGPNGSSDLDDIDEGTSNMTRLIWYLNVLTTDEGHCWWNDPGIPELNHNSWTNSNVLTKALYYRLMFGVTLCNFYLDSATGSDAVTLQKRAEARFMRAFHYFYLMDLYANPPFLTKLSSEKAPQIQRADLFKYLEGELLDIIGEGSGNEVLADAKATDYGRADKAAGYLLLARMYLNAEVYTGTARWNEAKTYADKAINTSYKLCTTPKNGFSAYQLLFMGDNDTNGAQDEIILPALHDGDKTQTWGGSLYMIASNMSDKMREMDLYGATDENGDAIKGYGTNQAWDRGVRARKQFSQVFFGSKSSSAPSGLPKDIVTSAGDDRAIFYTTGQTMSIETESSTSNGLVYMKYNNLHADGTSGHDPSGRFVDTDYPMLRLAEAYLISAEADARLNDGTCTSAGIERIKDLRKRANVKSSNKYDGTSPEALTSVTLENIFQEWSREFGFEGMRRMVLVRWNRFAGQSDYTWEWMGGTKAGTQFDKRFNIFPIPDSELNANPNIKPNYN
- a CDS encoding SusE domain-containing protein, translating into MKKLSIIFSLMVSVFFMVACDADRDDNPVIDLSKTQEPITLNTPTFANSTYDLANTDSVTLTCTAPSYGFPATVTYVIQISIDSDMSDPSELTTTYYQNKMIVPGKEIAMATTKQMIKKKGLKQEDFPVETPAYIRIRAYIAGTPETETTSNIVKLNKVKLNFALPDVVMPDSLFVIGTFNDNDWEKAVKTIQVNNSTQNHWRMVWLDKRGIRLSPIKGEPNFDDNMITPVYKCNTLGFYVSNDGLVTTDTPGWYIMLVEGVGNNEKRQLTLTYRFYEANVWLIGPALEDVLGDDIKDFWVEKTLRTNYTDYVKFTVPTTMNGQFVSPPLPGDAEADDGGVRAYVSIKWDWWQTEFMAYPKDRTSSSCVIKYRGNGDEVKPFVSARKGQRIYLNFCDDTGEIKNE